The Gammaproteobacteria bacterium genome includes the window GGCGCGCGCCATCGATCCCAATGTCATGCCGTCCGAAGCGGTGACGGTGGTGCTGTCGCGGCAAGGGTGGGTGCGTCTCGCCAAAGGGCACGACATCGATGTCCGCGCGCTGAACTACCGCGCGGGCGATGATTTTCTGTCCGCCGCGCAAGGGCGCAGCAATCAGCAGGCGATCTTTCTGGACTCCAGCGGACGCAGTTATGCGCTGCCCGCGCATACGTTGCCCTCCGCGCGCGGTCAGGGCGAACCGTTGAGTGGGCGACTGAATCCGCCGGTGGGCGCGGTGTTCGTCTGTGTAATGGTCGGTGCGCCGGAGGAGTGCTACTGGCTCGCCACCGACGGCGGCTATGGTTTCGTCTGTCGTCTGGAGGACATGATCTCGCGCAACAAGGCCGGCAAGGCGTTGTTGTCGGTGCCGGAAGGCGCGAGCGTGTTGCCGCCGCTTAAGGTGCGCAGAATCGAGTTAGAACGGATCGTCGCCGTCACGCGCGAGGGCTATATGCTGGTGACACCGCTTGCCGAACTGCCGGTGCTCAACCGGGGCAAGGGCAACCGTTTTATCGGCATCCCCGCGCCTAAATTCAAAACGCGTCAGGAATTCGTGGTGGCGGCAGCCCTTGTTCAGCCCGGCGAAAAGCTCGTTTTACACGCCGGAAAACAGACCAAGACCATGAAACCCGATGAACTGGAACGGCATGGGGGTGAACGTGGACGCCGCGGCATCAAGCTGCCGCGCGGCTATCAGAAGATCGACACAATT containing:
- a CDS encoding DNA topoisomerase IV subunit A (decatenates newly replicated chromosomal DNA and relaxes positive and negative DNA supercoiling), with the translated sequence ARAIDPNVMPSEAVTVVLSRQGWVRLAKGHDIDVRALNYRAGDDFLSAAQGRSNQQAIFLDSSGRSYALPAHTLPSARGQGEPLSGRLNPPVGAVFVCVMVGAPEECYWLATDGGYGFVCRLEDMISRNKAGKALLSVPEGASVLPPLKVRRIELERIVAVTREGYMLVTPLAELPVLNRGKGNRFIGIPAPKFKTRQEFVVAAALVQPGEKLVLHAGKQTKTMKPDELERHGGERGRRGIKLPRGYQKIDTIHVEQQT